One genomic window of Carassius auratus strain Wakin chromosome 14, ASM336829v1, whole genome shotgun sequence includes the following:
- the LOC113113740 gene encoding CXXC-type zinc finger protein 5 isoform X4, which produces MSASGGSMEGSRAIEEEEAQDSCCGDEDSSPVVERRNRSGIISAPLSKSLKRSRALSQYIATCSAAAVASVANANRLAQSPMVAPGVKAHPTASQHRSQIGYAKLDRGALVSGLLDSPSGLHLAQAAELLRRAGMLLPVSDPSSVSVGGDMETVSASDSLGSVMDFPLLGNGGVGVSFPYHPGLFIMTPAGVFLADGALSHMTGASEHQQTQSEISSAISANGKKKRKRCGLCPPCRRRINCEQCSSCRNRKTGHQICKFRKCEELKKKPAGGLEVR; this is translated from the coding sequence ATGTCTGCCAGCGGAGGGTCCATGGAGGGAAGTCGAGCAATAGAGGAAGAGGAGGCGCAGGACAGCTGCTGCGGGGACGAAGACTCATCCCCGGTGGTGGAAAGGAGAAACCGCAGCGGCATCATCAGCGCTCCACTCAGCAAAAGCCTGAAGCGATCACGAGCTCTTTCGCAGTACATTGCAACCTGCTCAGCTGCCGCTGTGGCCAGTGTCGCAAATGCTAACAGACTTGCCCAGAGCCCCATGGTGGCACCGGGAGTCAAAGCTCACCCTACTGCCAGCCAGCACAGGTCACAAATCGGGTATGCCAAACTGGACCGGGGTGCGTTAGTCTCCGGCCTTCTGGACTCTCCGAGCGGCCTGCATCTTGCCCAGGCCGCCGAGCTCCTGCGACGGGCGGGGATGCTGCTTCCTGTCAGTGACCCATCCAGTGTCAGTGTGGGCGGGGACATGGAGACTGTCTCGGCTTCTGATTCGCTGGGCAGTGTGATGGACTTCCCGTTGCTTGGCAATGGCGGAGTGGGTGTGAGTTTTCCATATCACCCAGGGCTGTTCATAATGACGCCAGCAGGAGTGTTCCTCGCCGATGGGGCACTCTCTCACATGACGGGCGCGTCGGAACACCAGCAGACACAGAGCGAGATTTCCTCGGCCATCAGTGCCAACGGGAAGAAAAAGCGGAAGCGATGCGGCCTGTGTCCACCCTGCCGACGCAGGATTAACTGCGAACAATGCAGCAGTTGCCGCAACCGCAAAACCGGCCATCAGATCTGCAAGTTCCGCAAGTGCGAAGAGCTCAAAAAGAAACCTGCTGGTGGGCTGGAGGTAAGATG
- the LOC113113740 gene encoding CXXC-type zinc finger protein 5 isoform X3, with protein MSASGGSMEGSRAIEEEEAQDSCCGDEDSSPVVERRNRSGIISAPLSKSLKRSRALSQYIATCSAAAVASVANANRLAQSPMVAPGVKAHPTASQHRSQIGYAKLDRGALVSGLLDSPSGLHLAQAAELLRRAGMLLPVSDPSSVSVGGDMETVSASDSLGSVMDFPLLGNGGVGVSFPYHPGLFIMTPAGVFLADGALSHMTGASEHQQTQSEISSAISANGKKKRKRCGLCPPCRRRINCEQCSSCRNRKTGHQICKFRKCEELKKKPAGGLEVRW; from the coding sequence ATGTCTGCCAGCGGAGGGTCCATGGAGGGAAGTCGAGCAATAGAGGAAGAGGAGGCGCAGGACAGCTGCTGCGGGGACGAAGACTCATCCCCGGTGGTGGAAAGGAGAAACCGCAGCGGCATCATCAGCGCTCCACTCAGCAAAAGCCTGAAGCGATCACGAGCTCTTTCGCAGTACATTGCAACCTGCTCAGCTGCCGCTGTGGCCAGTGTCGCAAATGCTAACAGACTTGCCCAGAGCCCCATGGTGGCACCGGGAGTCAAAGCTCACCCTACTGCCAGCCAGCACAGGTCACAAATCGGGTATGCCAAACTGGACCGGGGTGCGTTAGTCTCCGGCCTTCTGGACTCTCCGAGCGGCCTGCATCTTGCCCAGGCCGCCGAGCTCCTGCGACGGGCGGGGATGCTGCTTCCTGTCAGTGACCCATCCAGTGTCAGTGTGGGCGGGGACATGGAGACTGTCTCGGCTTCTGATTCGCTGGGCAGTGTGATGGACTTCCCGTTGCTTGGCAATGGCGGAGTGGGTGTGAGTTTTCCATATCACCCAGGGCTGTTCATAATGACGCCAGCAGGAGTGTTCCTCGCCGATGGGGCACTCTCTCACATGACGGGCGCGTCGGAACACCAGCAGACACAGAGCGAGATTTCCTCGGCCATCAGTGCCAACGGGAAGAAAAAGCGGAAGCGATGCGGCCTGTGTCCACCCTGCCGACGCAGGATTAACTGCGAACAATGCAGCAGTTGCCGCAACCGCAAAACCGGCCATCAGATCTGCAAGTTCCGCAAGTGCGAAGAGCTCAAAAAGAAACCTGCTGGTGGGCTGGAGGTAAGATG
- the LOC113113740 gene encoding CXXC-type zinc finger protein 5 isoform X1 has protein sequence MSASGGSMEGSRAIEEEEAQDSCCGDEDSSPVVERRNRSGIISAPLSKSLKRSRALSQYIATCSAAAVASVANANRLAQSPMVAPGVKAHPTASQHRSQIGYAKLDRGALVSGLLDSPSGLHLAQAAELLRRAGMLLPVSDPSSVSVGGDMETVSASDSLGSVMDFPLLGNGGVGVSFPYHPGLFIMTPAGVFLADGALSHMTGASEHQQTQSEISSAISANGKKKRKRCGLCPPCRRRINCEQCSSCRNRKTGHQICKFRKCEELKKKPAGGLEKVMLPTGAPFRWFP, from the coding sequence ATGTCTGCCAGCGGAGGGTCCATGGAGGGAAGTCGAGCAATAGAGGAAGAGGAGGCGCAGGACAGCTGCTGCGGGGACGAAGACTCATCCCCGGTGGTGGAAAGGAGAAACCGCAGCGGCATCATCAGCGCTCCACTCAGCAAAAGCCTGAAGCGATCACGAGCTCTTTCGCAGTACATTGCAACCTGCTCAGCTGCCGCTGTGGCCAGTGTCGCAAATGCTAACAGACTTGCCCAGAGCCCCATGGTGGCACCGGGAGTCAAAGCTCACCCTACTGCCAGCCAGCACAGGTCACAAATCGGGTATGCCAAACTGGACCGGGGTGCGTTAGTCTCCGGCCTTCTGGACTCTCCGAGCGGCCTGCATCTTGCCCAGGCCGCCGAGCTCCTGCGACGGGCGGGGATGCTGCTTCCTGTCAGTGACCCATCCAGTGTCAGTGTGGGCGGGGACATGGAGACTGTCTCGGCTTCTGATTCGCTGGGCAGTGTGATGGACTTCCCGTTGCTTGGCAATGGCGGAGTGGGTGTGAGTTTTCCATATCACCCAGGGCTGTTCATAATGACGCCAGCAGGAGTGTTCCTCGCCGATGGGGCACTCTCTCACATGACGGGCGCGTCGGAACACCAGCAGACACAGAGCGAGATTTCCTCGGCCATCAGTGCCAACGGGAAGAAAAAGCGGAAGCGATGCGGCCTGTGTCCACCCTGCCGACGCAGGATTAACTGCGAACAATGCAGCAGTTGCCGCAACCGCAAAACCGGCCATCAGATCTGCAAGTTCCGCAAGTGCGAAGAGCTCAAAAAGAAACCTGCTGGTGGGCTGGAG
- the LOC113113740 gene encoding CXXC-type zinc finger protein 5 isoform X2 translates to MSASGGSMEGSRAIEEEEAQDSCCGDEDSSPVVERRNRSGIISAPLSKSLKRSRALSQYIATCSAAAVASVANANRLAQSPMVAPGVKAHPTASQHRSQIGYAKLDRGALVSGLLDSPSGLHLAQAAELLRRAGMLLPVSDPSSVSVGGDMETVSASDSLGSVMDFPLLGNGGVGVSFPYHPGLFIMTPAGVFLADGALSHMTGASEHQQTQSEISSAISANGKKKRKRCGLCPPCRRRINCEQCSSCRNRKTGHQICKFRKCEELKKKPAGGLEVMLPTGAPFRWFP, encoded by the coding sequence ATGTCTGCCAGCGGAGGGTCCATGGAGGGAAGTCGAGCAATAGAGGAAGAGGAGGCGCAGGACAGCTGCTGCGGGGACGAAGACTCATCCCCGGTGGTGGAAAGGAGAAACCGCAGCGGCATCATCAGCGCTCCACTCAGCAAAAGCCTGAAGCGATCACGAGCTCTTTCGCAGTACATTGCAACCTGCTCAGCTGCCGCTGTGGCCAGTGTCGCAAATGCTAACAGACTTGCCCAGAGCCCCATGGTGGCACCGGGAGTCAAAGCTCACCCTACTGCCAGCCAGCACAGGTCACAAATCGGGTATGCCAAACTGGACCGGGGTGCGTTAGTCTCCGGCCTTCTGGACTCTCCGAGCGGCCTGCATCTTGCCCAGGCCGCCGAGCTCCTGCGACGGGCGGGGATGCTGCTTCCTGTCAGTGACCCATCCAGTGTCAGTGTGGGCGGGGACATGGAGACTGTCTCGGCTTCTGATTCGCTGGGCAGTGTGATGGACTTCCCGTTGCTTGGCAATGGCGGAGTGGGTGTGAGTTTTCCATATCACCCAGGGCTGTTCATAATGACGCCAGCAGGAGTGTTCCTCGCCGATGGGGCACTCTCTCACATGACGGGCGCGTCGGAACACCAGCAGACACAGAGCGAGATTTCCTCGGCCATCAGTGCCAACGGGAAGAAAAAGCGGAAGCGATGCGGCCTGTGTCCACCCTGCCGACGCAGGATTAACTGCGAACAATGCAGCAGTTGCCGCAACCGCAAAACCGGCCATCAGATCTGCAAGTTCCGCAAGTGCGAAGAGCTCAAAAAGAAACCTGCTGGTGGGCTGGAG